A genomic stretch from Candidatus Methylomirabilota bacterium includes:
- a CDS encoding OB-fold domain-containing protein, translated as MIGIVSVGAHVPRYRLSARTLAAVWGGGGGSGERAVAGYDEDSLTMACDAALDAVHGCDVSRIGACFFASTTAPYLEKSSATLLAAVADLGPETLTADFGGSLRCGTTALRLALDAVKAGTAVEALVAAADLRPVAPGSAEEIQLGDGAGAVLVGGDGVIATYEGGHSVSREFTDVWRGPADRYLSVLPDMTFVKAHGLDRHIAEAVEGALRATGRKREDIAKIVLYGPDARTHAALVRQLRLPERAMPKEPVIGRAGNTGSASCLLGLAAALEECRPGDQVLVVSYGSGAEALLFQCTDALARARFHRPVSAQLAAGAPLTHYGKLLSFRRHVETEVVRAFTSVPTMVREERQDLRLYGQRCADCGAVSYPRRHLCWQCSSPDLREYRLSRRGTIFTFAKDHLVPNPDPPTVMVSADLEGGGRFYTQLTDCDPATVAFEQPVELCFRRIHEGEGIINYFWKFRPLIA; from the coding sequence ATGATCGGCATCGTCTCCGTCGGCGCCCACGTGCCCCGCTACCGTCTCTCCGCGAGAACGCTCGCCGCGGTCTGGGGTGGCGGCGGGGGCAGCGGCGAGCGCGCGGTGGCCGGCTATGACGAGGACAGCCTCACCATGGCGTGCGATGCGGCGCTCGACGCCGTGCACGGCTGCGACGTGAGCCGCATCGGCGCGTGCTTCTTCGCCTCCACCACGGCGCCGTACCTCGAGAAGTCGAGCGCCACGCTGCTCGCCGCGGTCGCCGACCTCGGCCCGGAGACGCTGACCGCCGACTTCGGCGGCTCGCTCCGGTGCGGCACCACCGCGCTGCGGCTGGCCCTCGACGCGGTGAAGGCGGGTACGGCCGTCGAGGCGCTGGTGGCCGCGGCGGACCTGCGGCCGGTAGCTCCCGGCTCCGCGGAGGAGATCCAGCTGGGCGACGGGGCCGGCGCGGTGCTGGTCGGCGGCGATGGCGTGATCGCCACCTACGAAGGTGGCCACAGCGTCAGCCGCGAGTTCACCGACGTCTGGCGCGGCCCGGCCGATCGCTATCTCAGCGTGCTACCCGACATGACCTTCGTGAAGGCCCACGGCCTCGACCGGCACATCGCCGAGGCCGTCGAGGGCGCGCTGCGCGCGACCGGCCGCAAGCGCGAGGACATCGCCAAGATCGTGCTGTACGGGCCTGACGCGCGCACCCACGCGGCGCTGGTCCGGCAGCTGCGCCTGCCCGAGCGCGCGATGCCGAAGGAGCCGGTGATCGGCCGCGCCGGCAACACCGGCTCTGCGTCGTGCCTGCTCGGCCTGGCCGCCGCGCTGGAGGAGTGTCGTCCCGGCGACCAGGTGCTGGTCGTCTCCTACGGCAGCGGAGCCGAGGCGTTGCTCTTCCAGTGCACCGACGCGCTCGCGCGCGCCCGCTTCCATCGCCCGGTCTCCGCGCAGCTGGCGGCGGGCGCGCCACTCACCCACTACGGCAAGCTGCTGTCGTTCCGCCGTCACGTCGAGACCGAGGTGGTGCGCGCGTTCACCAGCGTGCCCACCATGGTGCGCGAGGAGCGGCAGGATCTGCGTCTCTACGGCCAGCGGTGCGCCGACTGCGGCGCGGTCTCGTACCCGCGGCGGCATCTCTGCTGGCAGTGCTCGTCTCCGGACCTGCGCGAGTACCGCCTCTCCCGCCGCGGCACGATCTTCACCTTCGCGAAGGATCACCTCGTGCCGAACCCGGATCCGCCCACCGTGATGGTGTCGGCGGACCTGGAAGGCGGCGGCCGCTTCTACACCCAGCTCACCGACTGCGACCCGGCCACCGTGGCCTTCGAGCAGCCGGTGGAGCTGTGCTTCCGCCGGATCCACGAGGGCGAGGGGATCATCAACTACTTCTGGAAGTTCCGACCTTTGATCGCGTAG